Proteins co-encoded in one Juglans regia cultivar Chandler chromosome 16, Walnut 2.0, whole genome shotgun sequence genomic window:
- the LOC109019920 gene encoding ATP-citrate synthase alpha chain protein 2, producing the protein MARKKIREYDSKRLLKEHFKRLFGRELPIKSAQVTQATDFNELAEKEPWLLSTKLVVKPDMLFGKRGKSGLVALNLDLAQVASFVKERLGKEVEMGGCKGPITTFIVEPFIPHKEEFYLNIVSERLGNSLSFSECGGIDIEENWDKVKTIFVPTGVSLTSELCAPLVATLPLEIRVEIEEFITSVFALFQDLDFTFLEMNPFTLVNGKPYPLDMRGELDDTAAFKNFKKWGNIEFPMPFGRVMSLTESFIHGLDEKTSASLKFTVLNPKGRIWTMVAGGGASVIYADTVGDLGYASELGNYAEYSGAPKEEEVLQYARVVIDCATSDPDGRKRALVVGGGIANFTDVAATFNGIIRALKEKESKLKAARMHIYVRRGGPNYQSGLAKMRAIGHQIGIPIEVYGPDATMTGICKQAIECITAAA; encoded by the exons ATGGCACGCAAGAAGATCAGAGAGTACGACTCCAAGAGATTGTTGAAGGAGCACTTCAAGAGGCTTTTCGGCAGAGAACTACCGATTAAATCCGCACAA GTCACTCAAGCAACTGATTTCAATGAGCTAGCGGAGAAGGAACCTTGGCTTTTGTCGACGAAACTGGTTGTCAAACCTGATATGCTGTTCGGAAAGCGTGGGAAGAGCGGTTTAGTTGCCTTGAATCTAGATTTGGCTCAAGTTGCTTCTTTCGTCAAGGAGCGTCTTGGCAAAGAG GTGGAGATGGGTGGATGCAAAGGACCTATAACAACATTTATTGTGGAACCTTTCATCCCACACAAGGAAGAGTTTTACCTCAACATCGTCTCAGAGCGGCTTGGGAACAGCTTAAGCTTTTCGGAATGTGGAGGAATTGACATAGAAGAGAACTGGGATAAG GTTAAGACTATATTTGTCCCAACAGGAGTGTCTCTTACCTCAGAATTATGTGCTCCACTCGTTGCAACCCTTCCTTTGGAG ATCAGGGTAGAGATTGAGGAGTTTATCACAAGTGTGTTTGCACTATTTCAAg ACCTGGACTTCACTTTCCTAGAGATGAACCCTTTTACATTGGTCAATGGAAAGCCTTATCCTTTAGATATGAGAGGCGAGTTGGATGATACTGCTGCTTTCAAGAACTTCAAGAA GTGGGGAAATATTGAATTTCCAATGCCATTTGGAAGAGTTATGAGTCTGACGGAGAGCTTTATTCATGGACTAGATGAAAAG ACAAGTGCATCATTGAAATTCACAGTTTTAAACCCAAAGGGAAGAATTTGGACTATGGTAGCTGGAGGAGGCGCTAGTGTCATCTATGCAGATACA GTTGGAGATCTTGGCTATGCTTCTGAGCTTGGAAACTATGCAGAATATAGTGGAGCCCCCAAGGAAGAGGAAGTTTTACAGTATGCCAGAGTTGTGATTGAT TGTGCAACTTCTGATCCCGATGGCCGTAAGAGAGCCCTTGTAGTTGGAGGAGGAATAGCTAACTTTACTGATGTTGCTGCCACATTTAATGGCATAATCCGTGCCTTGAAGGAGAAG GAATCGAAACTTAAGGCAGCAAGGATGCACATTTATGTGAGGAGAGGGGGTCCCAACTACCAGAGCGG